A region from the Actinoplanes sp. OR16 genome encodes:
- a CDS encoding serine/threonine-protein kinase: MSMPLRPGDLARLGRYDIVGRLGEGGMGSVFLGRGPDGRPVAIKTVRPEYVADTEFRARFRSEVNRAQQVPPFSTAEVIDADPDHEPPYLVVEYVDGPSLAAEVRDRGRLTGSALHSVAVGVATALTAIHGAGVIHRDLKPGNVLFARGGIKVIDFGIARAFEATSQHTRTDQMVGTVAYMAPERFDPVDGRPVTPAADIFAWGAVVVYAATGRTPFAAESAAATAMRILTQAPDLTGVPDSLVDVVERALAKDPVERPTARELLDLLLASSAPGGGSSPVVPAAASVAVPAADAVSGSVHYSDAAVPVRSKRRSWIALSAALGVLIATGVGAAVRFLPVQSAGDDAGAQPTAPASAPSAPAAGPEPVTPEERLAAILRGNRQTLIHVSEIDRDLALESSSTEVVVGDGTGQRSLFALESLGVDYLIRSMYDPAEDRCVGVKIIPDVGSQLVPAECTATKATLFELVRSEQTDDQGRPTYWIYNDSYGYVQWSDDDKSLFVDEVGDNPPASSFSFVDRGPLPS; encoded by the coding sequence ATGAGCATGCCGCTACGGCCGGGGGACCTGGCCCGGCTCGGCCGGTACGACATCGTCGGCCGGCTCGGCGAGGGCGGCATGGGATCCGTCTTCCTCGGGCGCGGTCCGGACGGGCGGCCGGTGGCGATCAAAACGGTCCGGCCGGAGTACGTGGCCGACACCGAGTTCCGGGCGCGTTTCCGCAGCGAGGTGAACCGGGCGCAGCAGGTGCCGCCGTTCTCCACCGCCGAGGTCATCGACGCCGACCCCGATCACGAGCCGCCGTACCTGGTCGTCGAGTACGTGGACGGGCCCAGCCTGGCCGCCGAGGTCCGGGACAGGGGACGGCTCACCGGATCGGCCCTGCACAGCGTCGCCGTCGGGGTGGCCACCGCGCTCACCGCGATCCACGGCGCCGGCGTGATCCACCGCGATCTCAAACCGGGGAACGTGCTCTTCGCCCGCGGCGGAATCAAGGTGATCGACTTCGGGATCGCCCGTGCCTTCGAGGCGACCAGCCAGCACACCCGGACCGATCAGATGGTCGGGACCGTCGCGTACATGGCCCCGGAACGCTTCGATCCGGTGGACGGCCGGCCCGTCACGCCGGCCGCTGACATCTTCGCGTGGGGCGCGGTCGTCGTCTACGCGGCCACCGGGCGCACGCCGTTCGCTGCCGAGTCGGCGGCCGCCACCGCCATGCGGATCCTCACCCAGGCGCCCGATCTCACCGGGGTGCCGGACTCGCTCGTCGATGTGGTCGAACGTGCCCTCGCCAAGGATCCGGTCGAGCGCCCCACGGCCCGGGAGTTGCTCGACCTGCTCCTGGCGTCGTCGGCGCCGGGCGGCGGCTCGTCTCCCGTGGTTCCGGCAGCCGCCTCCGTCGCGGTTCCGGCTGCTGACGCGGTGTCCGGGAGTGTTCATTATTCGGATGCTGCGGTCCCCGTACGATCGAAGCGCCGTTCGTGGATTGCCCTGTCGGCTGCGCTCGGGGTGCTGATCGCGACGGGGGTGGGGGCGGCAGTGCGCTTCCTTCCGGTTCAATCCGCTGGTGACGACGCGGGTGCGCAGCCCACCGCCCCGGCGTCCGCACCCTCGGCGCCGGCCGCCGGCCCGGAGCCGGTGACGCCCGAGGAACGGCTCGCCGCGATCCTGCGCGGCAACCGGCAGACCCTGATCCACGTGTCCGAAATCGACCGTGATCTCGCGCTGGAGTCGAGCTCCACCGAGGTCGTCGTCGGGGACGGCACCGGGCAGAGGTCGCTGTTCGCGCTGGAATCGCTCGGCGTCGACTACCTGATCAGGTCCATGTACGACCCGGCCGAAGACCGCTGCGTCGGCGTGAAGATCATCCCTGATGTGGGGTCGCAGCTGGTGCCGGCCGAGTGCACGGCGACGAAGGCCACCCTCTTCGAACTGGTCCGCAGCGAGCAGACCGACGATCAGGGCCGGCCCACCTATTGGATCTACAACGATTCGTACGGTTATGTCCAGTGGAGCGACGACGACAAGTCGCTGTTCGTCGACGAAGTGGGCGACAACCCGCCGGCCTCCAGCTTCAGTTTCGTGGACCGGGGCCCGCTGCCCTCCTGA
- a CDS encoding APC family permease, translated as MTTVRGWMLEGLDEEAEQESGKPHSWWKVMCLTGVDYFSTLGYQPGIAALAAGVLSPLATLVLVLVTLLGALPVYRRVAADSPHGEGSIAMLVRLLSFWKGKLFVLVLLGFAATDFIITITLSAADATAHIDENPFWPESLRDQHVPVTLVLIALLGGVFLKGFTEAIGIAVALVGAYLALNVVVIGDALWEVITHPHAVTDWTHALTTSHGSPLAMVGVALLVFPKLALGLSGFETGVAVMPHIKGNLEQRIRGGKRLLTTAAVIMSVFLLTSSVTTTVLIPAEQFQPGGEANGRALAYLAHENLGTVFGSVYDISTIAILWFAGASAMAGLLNLVPRYLPKFGMAPSWARAVRPLVLVFTAAAFLITWIFDADVDAQGGAYATGVLVLITSAATAVTLSAHHRGQRKRTWAFGAITAVFTYTTVTNVIERPDGVKIAACFIGAIIVVSLLSRVFRAFELRVTAIDADPVAEKFLAEAGNRQIRLIANEPEGRDAREYSEKLTQIIADNDMTDQRDVLFVEVTVTDASDFETELHVRGELRHGRYRVLTMESSSVPTALAALLLWVRDTTHRRPHIYFEWTEGNPVTNFVRYLIFGQGEVAPVTREIIRQAEPDRKRRPHVHVG; from the coding sequence ATGACCACGGTGCGCGGATGGATGCTCGAAGGGCTCGACGAGGAGGCCGAACAGGAGAGCGGGAAGCCGCACAGCTGGTGGAAGGTCATGTGCCTGACCGGGGTGGACTACTTCTCCACGCTGGGTTATCAGCCGGGGATCGCGGCACTGGCGGCCGGGGTACTGTCGCCGCTGGCCACGCTGGTGCTGGTGCTGGTGACGTTGCTCGGGGCGCTGCCGGTCTACCGCCGGGTGGCGGCGGACAGCCCGCACGGCGAGGGCTCGATCGCCATGCTGGTGCGGCTGCTGTCGTTCTGGAAGGGGAAGCTGTTCGTCCTGGTGCTGCTCGGGTTCGCGGCCACCGACTTCATCATCACGATCACGTTGTCGGCGGCGGACGCGACAGCGCACATCGACGAGAATCCGTTCTGGCCGGAGTCGTTGCGTGACCAGCACGTGCCGGTCACGCTGGTGCTGATCGCGCTGCTCGGCGGGGTGTTCCTGAAGGGGTTCACCGAGGCGATCGGGATCGCTGTCGCGCTGGTCGGCGCGTATCTCGCACTGAACGTCGTGGTGATCGGGGACGCGCTGTGGGAGGTGATCACTCATCCGCACGCGGTGACCGACTGGACGCATGCGCTGACGACGTCGCACGGGAGTCCGCTCGCCATGGTCGGGGTCGCGCTGCTGGTGTTCCCGAAACTGGCGCTGGGGCTGTCCGGGTTCGAGACGGGTGTGGCGGTCATGCCGCACATCAAGGGCAACCTCGAACAGCGGATCCGCGGCGGGAAGCGGCTGCTCACCACGGCCGCCGTGATCATGAGTGTGTTCCTGCTGACGAGCAGTGTCACGACGACGGTGCTGATCCCGGCGGAGCAGTTCCAGCCGGGCGGGGAGGCGAACGGGCGGGCCCTGGCGTACCTCGCTCACGAGAACCTCGGGACGGTGTTCGGCAGTGTCTACGACATCTCCACGATCGCGATCCTCTGGTTCGCCGGCGCGAGCGCGATGGCCGGCCTGCTCAACCTGGTGCCGCGGTACCTGCCCAAGTTCGGCATGGCGCCGTCCTGGGCGCGGGCGGTGCGGCCGCTGGTGCTCGTGTTCACGGCGGCGGCCTTCCTGATCACCTGGATCTTCGACGCGGATGTCGACGCGCAGGGCGGGGCGTACGCGACGGGCGTGCTGGTGCTGATCACCTCGGCGGCGACGGCGGTGACGCTCTCCGCGCACCACCGGGGACAGCGGAAGAGGACCTGGGCGTTCGGCGCGATCACGGCGGTCTTCACGTACACCACGGTGACGAACGTGATCGAGCGGCCGGACGGGGTGAAGATCGCGGCGTGCTTCATCGGGGCGATCATCGTGGTGTCGCTGCTGTCGCGGGTGTTCCGGGCGTTCGAGCTGCGGGTCACGGCCATCGACGCCGACCCGGTCGCCGAGAAGTTCCTGGCCGAGGCCGGCAACCGGCAGATCCGGCTCATCGCGAACGAGCCGGAGGGGCGCGACGCGCGGGAGTACTCGGAGAAGCTGACTCAGATCATCGCCGACAACGACATGACCGATCAGCGGGATGTGCTGTTCGTCGAGGTCACGGTCACCGACGCGTCGGACTTCGAGACGGAGCTGCATGTGCGGGGCGAACTCCGGCACGGGCGGTACCGCGTACTGACCATGGAGAGCTCTTCGGTGCCGACGGCGCTGGCCGCCCTGCTGCTCTGGGTGCGCGACACCACGCACCGGCGGCCGCACATCTACTTCGAGTGGACCGAGGGCAACCCGGTGACGAACTTCGTGCGCTACCTGATCTTCGGGCAGGGTGAGGTCGCGCCGGTGACGCGCGAGATCATCAGGCAGGCGGAGCCGGACCGCAAACGCCGCCCGCACGTCCACGTGGGGTAG
- a CDS encoding HAMP domain-containing sensor histidine kinase, with protein MFRLRGGTVSARFTILYASVFLGSGATLLALAFLLAGTEVTSVAPAGGPVPPPSVHDDRQLAQSAAIALLMMAAVSLVSGRILAGRVLRPLRTITTATRRITAESLDRRLAVAGPADEVKALADTIDDLLERLEASFSAQRRFVANASHELRTPLATMRASLDVAEAKPDAVPATTALAGRLRTQLDRVDHLLDGFLVLARAQHGVLADADTVDLGTLIGAAFDQRAPDVGAKHLTVDVQIPPATSTRGSPALLTRLVENLVDNAVRHNEPCGWIRVTATTSATAVELTVETGGPPLEQHDVDRLAQPFERLRQERASGGSSGLGLSIVAAVAAAHGGRLELVARAGGGLRATVRLAASCGLAAS; from the coding sequence ATGTTCAGGCTTCGCGGCGGGACCGTGAGCGCACGGTTCACCATCCTTTATGCCAGCGTGTTCCTCGGCTCCGGCGCCACGCTGCTGGCTCTGGCCTTCCTGCTCGCCGGCACCGAGGTCACCAGCGTCGCGCCCGCCGGCGGTCCGGTCCCGCCGCCGTCCGTCCACGACGATCGCCAGCTGGCGCAGAGCGCGGCGATCGCCCTGCTCATGATGGCAGCGGTGTCGCTCGTGAGCGGCCGCATCCTGGCCGGCCGGGTGCTGCGTCCATTGCGGACCATCACGACCGCGACCAGGCGCATCACGGCGGAGAGTCTCGACCGCCGCCTCGCCGTCGCCGGTCCCGCCGACGAGGTGAAGGCGCTCGCGGACACCATCGACGATCTGCTGGAGCGGCTCGAGGCGTCGTTCTCCGCGCAGCGGAGATTCGTCGCCAACGCCTCCCACGAGCTGCGCACGCCGCTCGCCACCATGCGCGCCTCACTCGACGTGGCCGAGGCCAAGCCCGATGCGGTTCCCGCGACCACGGCTCTCGCCGGCCGCCTGCGCACCCAGCTCGACCGCGTCGATCACCTCCTCGACGGGTTCCTCGTGCTGGCGCGGGCACAGCACGGCGTCCTTGCCGACGCCGACACCGTCGACCTGGGGACACTGATCGGGGCGGCCTTCGATCAGAGAGCTCCGGACGTAGGAGCGAAGCACCTCACTGTCGACGTCCAGATCCCTCCGGCAACGTCCACCCGTGGAAGCCCGGCTCTGCTGACCCGTCTCGTCGAGAACCTCGTCGACAACGCCGTCCGCCACAACGAGCCCTGCGGCTGGATCCGGGTGACCGCCACGACCAGCGCGACCGCCGTCGAGCTGACCGTCGAGACCGGCGGCCCTCCACTCGAGCAGCACGATGTCGATCGCCTGGCCCAGCCGTTCGAGCGCCTGAGACAGGAGCGGGCGAGCGGCGGCTCGTCCGGGCTGGGACTGTCCATCGTGGCCGCCGTGGCGGCGGCTCACGGCGGGCGGCTCGAGCTGGTCGCCCGGGCCGGCGGCGGGCTTCGGGCCACTGTCCGGCTGGCGGCGTCATGCGGGCTGGCGGCGTCATGA
- a CDS encoding DUF6082 family protein, giving the protein MSSRTRFARTSLLLVLLAVVLILVVFSPLMMRWLSPDGEADWSQLSNVGQAYGGVSAVLSALAICGVGVTLLLQNRQTRAEQLLAIKDRQLEILRLSLEKPELTVRNELSPRTTETIMLDMHSNLWVQNWELLWQLDFIDDDAVRGHATWLFMDSRRHAWWELYGPTWTDNARYFKKPGQFMNAVNSGYEEAKRRLAEAATAGDAAPHHE; this is encoded by the coding sequence ATGAGCTCCCGAACCCGCTTCGCCCGGACGTCTCTTCTGCTCGTGCTGCTCGCCGTCGTCCTCATCCTCGTGGTCTTCTCGCCGCTGATGATGCGGTGGCTGTCGCCGGACGGTGAGGCAGACTGGAGCCAGCTGTCCAATGTGGGCCAGGCCTACGGTGGCGTATCGGCGGTCCTGTCCGCCCTGGCCATCTGCGGGGTCGGCGTCACGCTGCTCCTGCAGAACCGGCAGACCCGCGCCGAGCAACTGCTCGCCATCAAGGACCGGCAGCTGGAGATCCTGCGGCTGTCGCTGGAGAAGCCGGAGCTGACGGTCCGGAACGAGCTCAGCCCCCGCACCACCGAGACGATCATGCTGGACATGCACTCGAACCTCTGGGTGCAGAACTGGGAACTGCTCTGGCAGCTCGACTTCATCGACGACGACGCCGTCCGCGGCCACGCCACCTGGCTGTTCATGGACAGCCGGCGGCACGCCTGGTGGGAGCTCTACGGGCCGACCTGGACCGACAACGCCCGCTACTTCAAGAAGCCCGGCCAGTTCATGAACGCCGTGAACAGCGGTTACGAAGAAGCGAAGCGGCGACTCGCCGAGGCCGCCACAGCCGGGGACGCCGCGCCTCACCACGAATGA
- a CDS encoding response regulator transcription factor gives MRVLVVEDDHDLAEVVVEGLTDTGMAVDMADDGLVAVAKLDLAPYDVVVLDRDLPGLHGDVLCQQITERPDRPMVLMLTAASAPGDRVSGLTLGADDYLAKPFHFPELILRIQALARRRPDARPRILRVGGIELDPVRRTVFRDGRRLALSVKEFALLAELLQASPGFLSAETLLEKVWDENADQFTNTVAVTVGRVRRKLGDPPAITTLPGVGYRVT, from the coding sequence ATGAGGGTGCTCGTCGTCGAGGACGACCACGATCTGGCCGAGGTGGTCGTGGAGGGGCTCACGGACACCGGGATGGCGGTCGATATGGCGGATGACGGGCTGGTCGCCGTGGCGAAACTCGACCTCGCGCCCTACGACGTGGTCGTGCTCGACCGCGACCTGCCGGGGCTGCACGGTGATGTGCTGTGCCAGCAGATCACCGAGCGGCCGGACCGGCCGATGGTGCTGATGCTGACCGCGGCGAGCGCGCCGGGCGATCGGGTCAGCGGGCTGACGCTGGGGGCGGACGACTACTTGGCGAAGCCGTTCCACTTCCCCGAGCTCATCCTGCGGATCCAGGCCCTCGCACGCCGCCGGCCGGACGCTCGCCCGCGGATCCTGCGCGTGGGCGGGATCGAGCTGGATCCTGTGCGCCGGACGGTCTTCCGGGACGGGCGCCGGCTCGCGTTGTCGGTGAAGGAGTTCGCGCTGCTCGCGGAGCTGTTACAGGCCAGCCCCGGGTTCCTCAGCGCGGAGACGTTACTGGAGAAGGTGTGGGATGAGAATGCTGATCAGTTCACGAATACGGTCGCCGTGACGGTCGGCCGGGTGCGCCGCAAGCTGGGCGACCCGCCGGCGATCACCACGCTGCCCGGAGTCGGATACCGCGTGACCTGA